One window of Hymenobacter sp. BRD128 genomic DNA carries:
- a CDS encoding bifunctional UDP-sugar hydrolase/5'-nucleotidase produces MARREALIDSVRRQEPNVLLLDSGDIWQGTPYFNFFLGELEYKLMSRMKYDASTFGNHDFDNGLEGLQKQLPNAGFPFLIANYDFSGTPLAGRFAPYKVFAKAGARIGVFGLGIELKGLVADKNFGTTQYLDPVTVARAQVQQLREREHCDMVICLSHLGYKYESEKLDDRKLAAQVGGIDLILGGHTHTFMPAPEPITGPQGHVTLINQVGWSGINLGRIDYDMRRGAQPVRATGALVLPVRATC; encoded by the coding sequence ATGGCACGGCGCGAGGCCCTCATCGACAGCGTGCGCCGCCAGGAGCCCAACGTGCTGCTGCTCGACTCGGGCGATATCTGGCAGGGCACGCCCTATTTCAACTTCTTTCTGGGCGAGCTGGAATACAAGCTGATGAGCCGCATGAAGTACGACGCCAGCACCTTCGGCAACCACGACTTCGACAACGGCCTCGAAGGCTTGCAGAAGCAGTTGCCCAACGCTGGCTTCCCATTTCTCATCGCCAACTACGATTTCAGCGGCACCCCGCTGGCCGGCCGCTTCGCGCCCTACAAGGTTTTTGCAAAAGCCGGCGCCCGCATCGGCGTCTTTGGGCTGGGTATCGAATTAAAAGGGCTCGTGGCCGATAAAAATTTTGGCACTACCCAGTACCTCGACCCCGTGACCGTGGCCCGGGCCCAGGTGCAGCAGCTGCGCGAGCGCGAACATTGCGATATGGTTATCTGCCTCTCGCACCTCGGCTATAAGTATGAAAGCGAGAAGCTTGACGACCGCAAGCTAGCCGCCCAGGTCGGCGGCATCGACCTGATTTTAGGGGGGCACACCCATACCTTCATGCCCGCTCCCGAGCCCATTACCGGCCCCCAGGGCCACGTTACGCTGATAAACCAAGTGGGCTGGTCGGGCATTAACCTGGGCCGTATCGACTATGATATGCGCCGTGGTGCTCAGCCCGTACGGGCCACCGGGGCCCTGGTGCTGCCCGTTCGCGCTACCTGCTAG
- the dnaA gene encoding chromosomal replication initiator protein DnaA: MSQDFRTVWASCLRVIRAEVGEQSFRTWFEPIAPVELQGKVLTIQVPSVYFYEFLEEHYVEELKRAIYQELGPEGRLEYSVVVDQGNAQAPPKAMHLPPARKAAPSAPAPERSAGPNYGTAPGGIQPARPVAPARHLVPGGNTATAAQVAATTLRNPFEAVKTMDRNIVPSQLNTTYTFDNYVEGDCNRLARSAGLAVANKPGTTAFNPLMVYGGVGLGKTHLVQAIGNHIKATNTEKFVLYVSAEKFTNQFIESLQRNAVQDFANFYLLVDVLILDDVQFLANKGKTQEMFFHIFNHLHQGGRQIVMTSDRPPRELSGLEDRLLSRFKWGLTADVQSPDFETRIAIIQNKAQQDGMEIAPQVVEYLAHSVPTNVRELEGVLTTLLAQSVLTRRDIDLEMAKGALRHIIEEVEAEVNVDFIQKTVADFFNVPVALLKEKTRKKEIVTARQVAMYFTKEHTNHSLKTIGYHFGGRDHATVIHSVQTVSDLIDSDKKFKDQIAELRKKFVQK; the protein is encoded by the coding sequence ATGTCGCAGGATTTCCGCACCGTTTGGGCCAGTTGCCTGCGCGTCATCCGCGCCGAGGTGGGGGAGCAGAGCTTTCGGACGTGGTTTGAGCCCATTGCGCCGGTCGAGCTGCAAGGCAAGGTGCTCACCATCCAGGTCCCCAGCGTCTATTTTTACGAATTTCTCGAAGAGCACTACGTCGAGGAGCTCAAGCGCGCCATCTACCAGGAGCTGGGCCCCGAAGGCCGCCTCGAATACAGTGTAGTCGTGGACCAGGGCAACGCGCAGGCGCCGCCCAAGGCCATGCACCTGCCGCCCGCCCGCAAGGCCGCGCCCAGCGCCCCGGCGCCCGAGCGCAGCGCCGGCCCCAACTACGGCACGGCGCCCGGCGGCATCCAGCCCGCGCGCCCGGTAGCTCCGGCCCGCCACCTGGTGCCCGGCGGCAACACCGCCACGGCGGCCCAGGTGGCTGCCACTACCCTGCGCAACCCCTTCGAGGCTGTTAAAACGATGGACCGCAACATCGTGCCCTCGCAGCTCAACACCACGTATACCTTTGATAACTACGTCGAAGGCGACTGCAACCGGCTAGCCCGCTCGGCCGGCCTGGCGGTGGCCAACAAGCCCGGCACCACTGCCTTTAACCCGCTCATGGTGTACGGCGGCGTGGGCTTGGGCAAAACGCACCTCGTGCAAGCCATCGGCAACCACATCAAGGCCACGAACACGGAGAAATTCGTGCTCTACGTGTCGGCCGAGAAGTTTACCAACCAGTTTATCGAAAGCCTGCAGCGCAACGCCGTGCAGGACTTCGCCAACTTCTACCTGCTCGTCGATGTGCTCATCCTCGACGACGTGCAGTTTCTGGCCAACAAGGGCAAAACCCAGGAGATGTTCTTCCACATCTTCAACCACTTGCACCAGGGCGGCCGTCAGATTGTGATGACCAGCGACCGCCCCCCGCGCGAGCTCAGCGGCCTCGAAGACCGCCTGCTCTCGCGCTTCAAGTGGGGCCTCACCGCCGACGTGCAAAGCCCCGACTTCGAGACGCGCATCGCCATCATCCAGAACAAGGCCCAGCAGGACGGCATGGAAATCGCGCCGCAGGTAGTGGAGTACCTGGCGCATTCGGTGCCCACCAACGTGCGCGAGCTCGAAGGCGTGCTCACCACCCTGCTAGCCCAGAGCGTACTCACGCGCCGCGACATCGACTTGGAGATGGCCAAAGGCGCCCTGCGCCACATCATTGAGGAAGTGGAAGCCGAAGTCAACGTGGACTTCATCCAGAAAACGGTGGCTGACTTTTTCAACGTGCCAGTGGCGCTGCTGAAGGAGAAAACTCGTAAGAAAGAGATAGTTACGGCCCGGCAGGTGGCCATGTATTTCACCAAGGAGCACACCAACCACTCGCTCAAAACCATCGGCTACCACTTCGGCGGCCGCGACCACGCTACCGTTATCCACTCGGTCCAAACGGTATCGGATTTGATTGATTCCGACAAAAAATTCAAGGACCAGATAGCCGAGCTGCGCAAGAAGTTCGTGCAGAAATAA
- a CDS encoding HD domain-containing protein, whose protein sequence is MNKKKIFNDPVYGFVTVPTELLFDLIEHPYFQRLRRIQQLGLTNFVYPGALHTRFHHALGAMHLMQLALRTLKDKGVKISAAEGEAAQIAILLHDIGHGPLSHALETSIFQDVPHEQLSLYLMERLNKQFGGRLRLAIEMFQGSYGREFFHQLVSSQLDMDRLDYLNRDSFYTGVAEGRPGADRLIKMLQVVDERLVLEEKAVYSVENFLVSRRLMYWQVYLHKTVTSAEQMVIRTMQRARDLARAGVAVPGSSCLTFFLGRAVTLAEFETNSAILNHFVELDDTDVWAAIKGWKSYPDKVLSFLAKSLINRQLFKIVVSPEPHDEEFQLGIVELIAEHFSLRPEEASQLMITGRLSNTAYDPSSNETINILTKLGKVVNVVEASDLPNIRALSQKVQKYYICYPKEIL, encoded by the coding sequence ATGAATAAAAAGAAGATTTTCAACGACCCCGTATACGGGTTCGTCACGGTGCCCACCGAGCTGCTGTTCGACCTCATCGAGCACCCCTACTTTCAGCGGCTGCGGCGCATTCAGCAGCTCGGGCTCACTAACTTCGTGTATCCGGGGGCGTTGCACACGCGCTTTCACCACGCGCTGGGGGCCATGCACCTCATGCAGCTGGCCCTGCGCACGCTCAAGGACAAGGGCGTAAAAATTTCGGCGGCCGAGGGCGAGGCGGCCCAAATTGCCATCCTGCTGCACGACATCGGCCACGGCCCCCTCTCGCACGCCCTGGAAACCAGCATCTTCCAGGATGTGCCCCACGAGCAGCTGTCGCTGTACCTGATGGAGCGGCTGAATAAGCAGTTTGGCGGCCGGCTGAGGCTAGCCATCGAGATGTTTCAGGGCAGCTACGGGCGCGAGTTTTTTCACCAGCTCGTGAGCTCCCAGTTGGATATGGACCGGCTTGACTACCTCAACCGCGACTCGTTCTACACCGGCGTGGCCGAAGGCCGGCCGGGCGCCGACCGCCTCATCAAGATGCTGCAAGTGGTGGATGAGCGCCTGGTGCTGGAAGAAAAAGCCGTGTACTCGGTCGAGAACTTTCTGGTGAGCCGCCGCCTGATGTACTGGCAAGTGTATCTGCACAAGACCGTTACGAGTGCCGAGCAGATGGTTATTCGCACCATGCAGCGGGCCCGCGACCTGGCCCGCGCCGGCGTGGCCGTGCCCGGCAGCAGCTGCCTCACGTTCTTCCTGGGTCGCGCCGTGACCCTAGCCGAGTTTGAAACCAATTCTGCTATTCTCAATCATTTCGTGGAGTTGGACGATACCGACGTGTGGGCGGCCATCAAGGGCTGGAAAAGCTACCCCGACAAGGTGCTGAGCTTCCTGGCCAAGAGTCTGATAAACCGCCAGTTATTTAAAATTGTCGTTAGTCCCGAACCCCACGATGAAGAGTTTCAGCTCGGCATCGTGGAGCTGATTGCCGAGCACTTCAGTCTGCGCCCCGAGGAGGCTAGCCAGCTCATGATAACCGGCCGCCTCAGCAATACCGCCTACGACCCGTCCAGCAACGAAACCATCAATATCCTCACCAAGCTCGGCAAGGTGGTGAACGTGGTGGAAGCCTCCGATTTGCCTAATATTCGGGCGCTTAGCCAGAAAGTGCAGAAGTATTACATCTGCTACCCGAAGGAGATTTTGTAG
- a CDS encoding PglZ domain-containing protein yields the protein MQRYSILWADDEIDLLKPHILFLKEKGYDVTGVNSGADALEEVQENTYDLVFLDENMPGLTGLETLNEIKVVRPTVPVVMITKSEEEHIMEGAIGAKIADYLIKPVNPNQILLSVKKVLDNKRLVTEATNSGYQRDFRQLGMQLSDRLSPSEWVDVYKKLTYWELEINETEGKSMAEVFNMQKDEANTYFGRFIIENYEDWVNGRDKDAPLMSHQLFKEKVFPLMKQTGDTPVYFVLIDNLRYDQWKVLEPIIAELFTVDSEELYYSILPTTTAYARNAIFAGMMPGEVQKKYPNLWVWDEDEEGKNLHEAEFMEINFQRNNQKAKHSYHKVTNLQAGKDLLGKMSNLHNNYKLNVIVYNFVDMLSHARTDMAMIRELAADESAYRSLTRSWFLHSPLYEMLQTISEKKGKLIITTDHGTIRVKRPYKIVGDRNTNTNLRYKHGRNLGFDESRDIYVVRKPESIFLPRENVSTAYVFTLGDYFFAYPNNYNYYVNYYKDTFQHGGVSLEECIIPYITLTAKG from the coding sequence ATGCAACGATACTCCATTCTCTGGGCCGACGACGAAATTGACCTGCTCAAGCCGCACATTCTGTTTCTCAAGGAGAAGGGCTACGATGTAACCGGTGTTAACTCCGGCGCCGATGCCCTGGAAGAGGTGCAGGAAAACACTTACGACCTGGTTTTTCTCGATGAAAATATGCCGGGCCTCACCGGCCTCGAAACACTCAACGAAATCAAGGTGGTGCGCCCCACGGTGCCCGTCGTGATGATTACCAAGAGCGAGGAAGAACACATTATGGAAGGCGCTATCGGGGCCAAAATTGCCGATTACCTCATCAAGCCCGTCAACCCGAACCAGATTCTGCTGTCGGTGAAAAAGGTGCTGGATAACAAGCGCCTGGTGACGGAAGCTACCAATTCGGGCTACCAGCGTGACTTCCGCCAGCTCGGCATGCAGCTCTCCGACCGCCTCTCGCCCTCGGAGTGGGTGGATGTGTACAAGAAGCTGACGTATTGGGAGTTGGAAATCAACGAAACCGAGGGCAAAAGCATGGCCGAGGTCTTCAACATGCAGAAGGACGAGGCCAATACGTATTTCGGCCGTTTCATTATTGAGAACTACGAGGACTGGGTAAACGGCCGCGACAAAGACGCGCCGCTCATGTCGCACCAGCTCTTCAAGGAAAAAGTATTCCCGCTGATGAAGCAGACCGGCGACACGCCGGTGTACTTTGTGCTCATCGACAACCTGCGCTACGACCAGTGGAAAGTGCTCGAACCCATTATTGCCGAGCTGTTTACGGTTGATTCGGAGGAACTATATTACAGCATTCTGCCCACTACTACGGCTTACGCCCGCAACGCCATTTTTGCGGGTATGATGCCGGGTGAAGTCCAGAAAAAATACCCCAACCTGTGGGTGTGGGACGAGGACGAAGAAGGCAAGAACCTGCACGAGGCCGAGTTCATGGAAATCAATTTCCAGCGCAACAACCAGAAGGCCAAGCACAGCTACCACAAGGTAACTAACCTGCAGGCGGGCAAGGACTTGCTGGGCAAGATGAGCAACCTGCATAACAACTACAAGCTCAACGTCATCGTCTACAACTTCGTGGATATGCTCTCGCACGCCCGCACCGACATGGCGATGATACGGGAGCTAGCCGCCGACGAAAGCGCCTACCGCAGCCTCACGCGCTCGTGGTTTTTGCACTCGCCGCTCTACGAAATGCTGCAAACCATCTCGGAGAAAAAGGGCAAGCTTATCATTACGACCGACCACGGTACCATCCGCGTGAAACGGCCGTATAAGATTGTGGGCGACCGCAATACGAATACCAACTTGCGCTACAAGCACGGCCGCAACCTGGGCTTCGACGAGAGCCGCGACATCTACGTGGTGCGCAAGCCGGAGAGCATTTTCCTGCCCCGCGAAAACGTGAGCACGGCCTACGTTTTCACGCTCGGCGACTATTTCTTCGCTTATCCCAACAACTATAATTACTACGTGAATTATTACAAGGACACGTTCCAGCACGGCGGCGTGTCGTTGGAGGAGTGCATTATCCCGTATATTACGCTGACAGCGAAGGGATAA
- a CDS encoding putative sensor domain DACNV-containing protein, whose amino-acid sequence MTSTHYYPSDLAAALHQRWPAEALPLPATDVLTQLISALYQASLLFEEGRAVECHVVWATQAQLEAQPVTLLDFHLARFAAPRAWNEQELRRLSPAVQHPSSLLTVEQAPGGQLQVWGMLFSEHEWDQVLDSPGRVQLAAPQALLVQVSGPGSLIFYYGARRVLTLQRGRIDGHGFLQFPMAWGEGRFVENHLLAGLLGNAPLPAAQEELMVQLVLHMQRRALTRLRASGHGGLVVLVPTDRVAALTAPGGVLRPKYRLVPAGAGPRYRAVVQALVRRLGLLPKFAR is encoded by the coding sequence ATGACATCTACCCATTATTACCCTAGCGACCTGGCCGCCGCCCTGCACCAGCGCTGGCCTGCCGAAGCGCTGCCATTGCCCGCCACCGACGTGCTTACGCAGCTCATTTCGGCGCTTTACCAGGCTAGCCTGCTGTTTGAGGAGGGCCGGGCGGTGGAGTGCCACGTGGTGTGGGCTACCCAGGCGCAGCTGGAAGCGCAGCCCGTGACGCTGCTGGATTTTCACCTCGCCCGCTTTGCCGCGCCCCGCGCCTGGAACGAGCAGGAACTGCGGCGGCTGAGCCCCGCCGTGCAGCACCCGAGCAGCCTGCTGACCGTAGAGCAAGCCCCTGGCGGGCAGTTGCAGGTGTGGGGTATGCTATTTAGCGAGCACGAGTGGGACCAGGTACTCGATAGTCCGGGCCGGGTGCAGCTAGCGGCACCCCAGGCGCTGCTGGTGCAAGTAAGCGGGCCGGGCAGCCTAATATTTTATTACGGCGCCCGCCGCGTGCTCACGTTGCAGCGGGGGCGCATTGATGGGCACGGCTTTTTGCAGTTTCCGATGGCCTGGGGCGAAGGGCGATTCGTGGAAAACCACCTGCTGGCGGGGCTGTTGGGCAATGCGCCTTTGCCGGCCGCCCAGGAGGAGCTGATGGTGCAGCTCGTGCTGCACATGCAGCGCCGGGCCCTCACCCGCTTGCGGGCCAGCGGCCACGGGGGGCTGGTGGTGCTGGTGCCCACCGACCGGGTAGCCGCCCTTACTGCGCCGGGCGGCGTGCTGCGCCCCAAGTACCGGCTGGTGCCCGCCGGCGCTGGCCCGCGCTACCGGGCCGTGGTGCAGGCGCTGGTGCGGCGGCTGGGACTACTTCCAAAATTCGCCCGATGA